One Leopardus geoffroyi isolate Oge1 chromosome E1, O.geoffroyi_Oge1_pat1.0, whole genome shotgun sequence genomic window, GGCTCACCATCCATCTGAATTTCCTCCCCAAAAGCACAGGGGCTGGGCCTAGCCCCTGGGAGCTCACTCTCCTCATCCTCAGTGGCCCCCACCAGGCCCTTGCTTTCCTCCTGGGAGGCCTCCACACCAGCCAGCACCTGGAGGACGTGGGGCAGCAGGTGGATGAGAAAGGCCTGCAGGCCCAGCCGCACCATCAGCTGGGCCACAAAGCAGTCAGTGTACAAGTAGAAGCGGCCGTGTAACCGGCAGGGGCTCTCATAGGCACCAATGAGAGGCTTCAGTAGGTACTTATTGGCATTTTTGGGGCCCAGGGCCTTAGCGACAGGTTCAAATAGGTACCAGGCTGTGTACACAGCTGTGTGCTCCTCAGACATGAGTGACAGCACGAAGGGCAGCAGGATCTCCAGGCCCTCCGGGGTGATGTCACTCAGCACTGCACCCAGTTGCTGCCACAGAGCAAACACCAGCTCCCGCCCCTGGGCCTCGTCCTCCACGCGTCTCGCCTGATACAGGAGGATGAACTTGTGCAGCGCCGGGAAGTACGGAGGGAAGGGAACCACGGAGCTGAAGGGGCTGAGGAGCTGGGCCGGACAGGGTGGAGGCAATCCCCGGGAGATGGGCCTGTACTCAAAGAGTGGGGCCAgcttgcccctccctgctgccacagggccttcGGATCCACTGAGCTGCAGGAGCATGTCCAGCACGGGCTGCAGAGACACGGGGATCTCCTTGGGGTGGCGTGTGCAGAGGCCCCGAACGGCCTCGAAGCGTACCCACAAAGGCGCGTCAGGCTGCAGTGTCCGGACCCTGGTGGCAAACACCATCTCGGCCAACAGGACACCCAGCGCCTGCATGTCCCGATGGAAGAGGTCCTGCAGCTGCACGGGTGGCTGGACCTGGGCATGCTCAGGCACCTCCAATTGGCCCCCTAGGCCTTTGGTCAGGAAGTTGCCTAGTTTCTCCAGCCCTTCCAGAGCCTGCACAGGATTGAAACCCTCGGGAAGAAGAAtcttcccctcctcaccttccccaggGTCGGCCCCAGCAGCTTTGTTCCTGCGGCCTGCTCGAGAGGCCGAGGCcactgagaaagacaaaaggCCTGGGGAGGCTTGACTGGAGGAAGATGCGGAAGAGCCCAGCTGGTCACCTGCTTTCCCTGCGAGGGAGATAGAATCCAGAGCTTCTGTGGCCTGTTCCAAGTCATCTTCCCCTGCCACGGGCCTCTCCCTGGCCCAGCCAGCCTCACAGGGAGTGGCCTCCAAAACCAGCCTGCCCACCCCATTTGTAAGCTGTCCTGGTAAGTCCTCCCGGCCTATGCTCTCCTGGATGGTCTGGAACAACACTCTGGGGATGAGTGGAGGCTCAGGGGCCAGGGCAGGAGCCCCAGCCAGGCGTTGGGGGTGTGGCTGATCGAAGAGCTGCACCACGCCATAGCTGGTCAGGTGTGTGTGGGCATCCACCAGGTGCAGGCACACATTCTTCTCTTTCACAGCCTCCTTGCCCTGGAGTTTGTAGCCAAATGTGAGGTCAATCCAGTGGTGTAGGTCCTGGGACACCTCTCGGCTCTCCAACAGTGCCCGGTGTGCAGACACGAACTCCTGACTGGAGCCACACCAGGCTGGCACATCTAGGTCAGGCATGTCAGGGTGGATGGAACAGAAGATAGAGGGATCGGTGTAGAACTCAGGAATGCACTCGTCGGGGGTCCAGTTCTGCATACGTTCCATGCTGGCGGGATACTCATGGGGCTCCCACTGTGCCCGCACATGTCCACAGAGCACCGACCGGGGTGTCCTCCGAGCCTTGTACACATAATATGTGATGTCGGAAAGCACGTCTGAGATGTGGTGAGGAACGTGAGGTGGCTCCCCGCCACCCGCACCACCTGCTACAAATGCCTGCCGCGTCATCTCGTATGTGAAGTCCAGCTGCTTATCCCCCTTGTTGAGGCGGAACTTGGACTTGCGCAGGTCTCGAAAGCGCCCGTGGGGTGTGGTGAAGTCCACCACCCAGGGCAGCACTGGGTGGTAGTTGGGATCCCCCTGCCGCCGACCTGCCAGCCTATTTAGCTGCATGAGGTAGTGAAAGTTGCTGATGCGGCCATGGACCCAATCCAACACAAGGCCTCTAAGTTCCTCCCGGCAGGTGGGACACCcagcccccccacctccctcctctccaagTTCAGTGCCTGGCCCAGCCCTTGATACAGGGGtctcctcattctcttcctccctgggtCTCTCGTAAGCACTCAGGTCCAGCCGGAGCTCGCTGCAAAGCTTCTCATCCACAGCGATGTGGTGCAAAGTTAGGGCCCCGCAGGCCAGTCCCTGGCGGTGACAGGCATCCATAGCCCTCAGCACACGGAAGAGAATGAAGAGCACCTTGGCTTGGCTGTTGGTCAGCTTGGCAGGGCTGAAGGTGACCACATCGTGCAGGGAAAACTGCACATAAGGGTGCACCACGTACAGCATCTCTGGCGACTCCAGCAGGGCCTCAGCTCGCAAAAGACTGGGACAGGCCAAGCTGCCCCGAGAGGGACAGGGACCATCTCTTGTATATGATGGGCACTGGGTAAATTCACCCACTGACAGGAAGGAACAACCATAGACCCTCTGCAGAGCCTGTCGTACTAAGTCCAGGGCAGGGACAGCTGAAGGGGCAGGGCTATGACTATACGGCTGCCCATAAGTACGATAAGCATGGCGCCACAGGTTGCGATAATTCTGGGCAGCCACATCCTGCATGAAGCGAGTGAGGGTCTCAGGGCTGCTGGACCCTTCCTCGAAAGGCAAGCCGCCACGGAGCGGGTAGCACAGCCTCCGCTTCCGCAGCCCGTGCACCTCCACGCGCGTCCAGCCGGGGGGCAGCTTCTGCACGGAGCGTTGCAGAAGAGTCCTCACTTCCGCCTCGCTCAGGCCCTCTGCCCGGGGGCAGGGTCCCAGGGGCAGCCGGCGCTCGCGAAGGCTGGCCAGCCAGCGCGCGGGCACTAAGGCCACCACGTGGGTGCCCCCCGGGGCCGCAGCCAGCTGCCGGGCATCGATGTTCAGGTCCCTCTCCACGCTCTGGAGCAGCTCCTCCATGTCGGGGCTTGGGGGCGGGGACCAGCCTTCGGCCCCGTTGGTAAGAGCGACTTCCCGCCCCCTGCTCCCCGGGGCCATCCCCTCCTGGCCGCCTGGGGGCAGCGCGGGGCTGAGCCCGGCCACGGCCCTTCCCGCGACGGCTTCCGGGGTgccaggccggggggggggggggggggcgtaggGACGGGCGAGGGACCCGGGCTGAGGCAGAGGCGGGGGCGGAGGGGccggggacagaggaggggagggcggggacgCTCTTACCCCACTGCAGGGTCCTGCGCTCCGGGCACAGCCGGGCAGGGGCTGCGGGGCGCCCGAGCCTGGCTCTGCCGTGACCGGTCAGCTGACTCGGCTCACGTGATCGCCCCGGCACGGAAACAACCGCACGTGGCTCAAATGGGCCGGTCGGACCGCGCCTCCTGCCGGCGCCACCGCCTGGCAGGCCTCGGTGCCCTCCCTCCCAGTGCAGTTGTGGCTTCGCTTTCTCCGGGTGCAGGAGGGGAGGATGCTGAACAGCCCATGAGatttccctccctgcttcctcctgcaCGCACCAGAACGTGGATTTAGGAAGGATTTTGCCGGAGATCCCAGCCTTTAGCTGGCTGATACCACCGCCCCTCtggttttacagataagaaactgaTGGCAGAGCCGGGCTTTTGACATTAAGTCCCTTCAGCGCCTCCATGCTGCCTACCAAGAGAAAGAGCTTTTAATTTTCCAACACATTTAATCAGTAGCATTCCATTTGGCTTTTACAACACCCCTAAAATACAGAAGACAGTTAATACTCTATATTTCACAAGTCATAACCAAGAGCCGCCAAAGAGACTTGCCCAAGTGGCAGAATGGCAACTTAGAAGCTGGTGCACACACTTTCTGTCCTAcagtcctcccccctccccagccctctcagggctctttctttctctctttcaaattctGAGCCATCTGAGAGGGAGAAAAGTGGTCCAGGCCCAGAGGCCTGTAGTTCTTGGGAGGAAAGTTTCCCCCAAGACTTCCCGTTGAAGATCTGCCTCTGAGGTGCCAGAGCCTGCCTGCTGTGGTCAGAGCCTTGCAGTTGCTACCTTGGCTAGGGGAACGGTGCAGCACAGGACAGGGAGCAGAAACCAGACAGCTGGTGCCAAAACTATCCGGGGGTCTCGGTTCTGACCCATTTGAGGACATTGTAGCAAAACCACTGGCTCTGTTTTTTTGAGTCTCACTCCTAGGAGATTTTGCCTCAAGTAGGAGTTTGGTGTAGAGGGAGGAATCCATAAAGGCACTCAAGAAAAACTActgtcccggggcgcctgggtggctcaggcggttaagcatccatctccattttggctcgggtcatgatctcatggttcatgggttcgagccccacatcgggctctgtgctgcactgagtctgcttgggattctctctctccctctctctgcctctcccttgctcatgctctctctctctttcaaaagtaaataaataaaacttaaaaacagttttttaattaaaaaaaaaaaaagaaaaactacagtcCTAATTAGAGAGGAAACAAATGGTTCAGCTATGATCTGATTCCATCTGCATCCTCTTGAAGACACAGTGGGAGCCCCGGATGTGCTTGTTCACATGGCCTTGGGCAGTTATAACTTACAACCATCATTCATGGAGCACTGATTAGgagccaggcaccctgctaaCACTTTGCATATCTTGTTTTGTTTAAGGAGGTATTTTTATAACCATTTAGGATGAGGAAGCTGACTACCTTgggcaacttgcccaaggtcacactgctaagAGTTGGTAGAGCCAAATTTCAAACCCAAAGTATCTCATTCTAAAACCAATGTTCACTGTGCTCCTTGGccatgaagttttattttttcacctgAGAAATTAGGCGTTCTTTGACAATCGCGCATCCCGAACTTTGGTCTGCGTACCTGAGGCCAGAGAACAGGTTTTGATGGTCAGTGGGTAGtgcctgcttctttttttttttttttttttttaatgtttatttattattgagacacagggagagacagagcatgagcaggggagaggctgagagagagggaagcacagaatccgaagcaggctccaggctctgagctgtcagcacaaagcccgacgcagggctcgaactcccgaaccgcgagatcatgacctgagccgaagtccgacgctcaaccgactgagccacccaggcgccccagtgcctGCTTCTTAGTACCAATAAAATTGGGTCCACCTGGTCTTTGCTCGGGTTTGTTTACCTAGTCTGAATAGGCactactttttctttctgtaagttCGTGTATGTCCTGCCCTCTAGTGGTTTTGGCTTGCAATACAACAATGACCTTGAGTGTAACTAACCTTaagaattcttttcttcctttgaataGGATGTCCTTACAATGCTGGGCACTAAGATTTCTGGGGCACTGACACCTTCCCCAACTTGAGGCCtaaaacagtggttttcaaactttatgATGTACTTCTGATTCAGTAGTCTGGAATGAGACCCAGGGACCTGAATTTTTAACAAGCACCCCAGTTAATTCTGATGCAGGCAATCTGCAGGCCACATCTTGATATAATGCTCTGTAACAGCTCAATTCCCAAATTTCCCTGGAATCCCAACCCAAGCACCCTTGGGCTTTGGAGAATCTGGGACCAAATTAGCCACTCCCTTTCGCCAACTTCAATATTGAGTTTCCTGGAGGTCATGGCTTGGATAGTCAAGGAGGGAAGTTGCAGCTGCCCCGGCAGTCAGCCCATGCTGAGTGAGGTTAGTTTTTGCTGATCTGGCAGGGAGAAAAGTGAAGAAAGCTAACATTTAGTGTGCCAACTGTGGGCCAGTgggccaggtactgtgctagctGTTTTCGAACATAATccttttcggggcacctgggtagtgcAGTAGgtttaagcatttgacttcagctcaggtcatgatctcaccattcatgagttcgagcccctcactgggctctctgctgtcaacatagagcctgcttcagatcctctgtctcctctctttctgctcctcccccctcatgtgctctctctctctctctctctctcaaaaataaacattttaaaaatttttaataaaaacaacataatcCTTTTTTAATCCCTACAATAAACTCTGAATTTATTATTCACTctattttgtggatgaggaaattgaggtgcagagatgttgagcatcttcaaGTTCAGAGCTGGtaagagctggaatttgaatccaAGTTTGTTGATTTCGGTAGTTCTCAACTGGGGGAGATTTTGgcccccaggggacatctggTAATGTCCTGAGACATTCATGGTTGTCATAACTGCACGGTGGGGGTGTTGCTAATTCCATCTAGtggaccagggatgctgctaaaataTGCTACAAacgacagcccccacaacaagaAATTAtctagcccaaaatgtcaatactgctgaggttgagaaaccctggacTTAAAGCCTGTGCTTTTGCCcaatggggtgggaggggtgagggggaatGGAGAGTTAGCAGAACAAAATGGACATGGGCCTACTCCGAGGGTCTTGGATAAGAAGGGAATGAGACTTCCACTGTAAGGATAATGGATAATGGGGGCAGCTGGTGAGGTTCCTCTTTCTTCCAAGCTTGGCCAAGGCCCTGCTCAGTTTCTCCCAACCTTGCCAAGTCAGTCCTGGGACTTAACACTAAGCTTGTCCTGGAATGACCCTGACTCCCTTATCAGGGCTGGGGTAAAAATATTTACCTGGGTCTTCCTGCAGGACTTCCCAGCCAAAGCCTCTGGTTTCTGGGATCAGTGCATTCCACTTGCAGTCTCTGGGAGGCTCCACATTAGCACGCCTGCCGTGGAGGGTGAGAGTGTAAATAAAACAAGGGCCAGGTGGCATCTAAGTTATAAGTGGAGTGAATGGGTGAAGCTAAGAGAGTCCCATTAGCTAGTCCCAGTGTGGGAAGGAATAAGGCAACTTGAGTAGGGAGTAGGGGGCAAATGGCCTGGGGAGCAGGTTTCTGGCCCCAGGAAGCGTTCTTTCCATGGCTATTCCTCTCCTCTAGGTTTGGTTTGCAGCTTCGCTGGACCTTTCCCAGTACCATTCCTGGAGCACCCACACACCCAGCCAGCCACCCTTCTGAGCCTCCCCAATACTGGCCTCCTTCTAGACCTGGGAAGGCGGGTATGAGCTGAGTGTGAACTGGCTGTGCAGACAGGAAATACCGCTCGTTCCAAGCTCAGACCTCTGAAGAGCTAAACAGcagatggggggttggaggggggggggagatagTCTTGGagtgaaagaggaaagaacataCAAGCAGGTCCCCCATATTTGGGGTTCCATCGCCTCTCTTTCCTGAAGACCCAGGAGGGTTGGGGCGGAGgtagagtggggggtggggtggggataagGGGATGGAGGAGGGCAGGCCAGGAGGAGGATGTGGTAACAGCTGATTCGTCCCCTGAGGTCACACTTTCCAGCAGTCAGCTGTTACTGGGGTGGAAGGCAGGAAGTTTCCTTAAAGGCACATTGTTCTGAACACAGGCTGGGAATTCTGGAGTTCCTAGGAACCACAGCAATTACTTGGTGGAGCCTGTATTTGATACAGAGGAACTGTCTCTCACCCCAGGCGGATCCTTTTCGGTATCCTCATACTCAACTGGGAGTCTATGGAAAAGTCACGGATCCTGTCTACACGTTCCTCTTTTTTggaacggggcgggggtgggggtgataaATTGCGATGTGTCCCAGACTTGGCCCTTTAAAAAAGCGGTTTAGCAGCTTTTGCCAAGTCATTGGGTTCCTCTTCGTTttgcccatcccccgcccccctaGGCTCTGATTGGCCCCTGGGGAAAGGGGCAGCCTCCCCATTGGTCTCTACCTTTGAAATCTCTTCCTAAGTAGGCCTGAGTCAGTGAAAGGCTTCTGGAGGGCGGGACAGAATAGGGGTATTAGGCGGAGGATGGGGTTACTTACCAGTTGACACTCTGGCAAGACCCATCCCCTAGTTTCCCACCACTAGTCTTGCTTCTACCCTCAAGTGAGGACTGTACTATGAATCTTTTGTTAGGAAGCTGCTGCTTGAGAGGCTCTGCCTCTATGCGACTGGGACGAGACCTACTCTACAAGAAAAATCTCCTGGTTAGTAAGAGCCCGCCAGGAGAGGAGGACTAGATCTCTCCAGAGAAAGCTGGGACCAGGAGAGGTGGACAGTTTTCCCTCCCCCAAAAGCCCTCAAGAGTCCTCATCCAATGGAAGAGTCTGCTGCCCGGGAGGCTGATTTCCACCTTCAGTTCTACCCACTCCTGCTTCGCCTGCTCCACCTTTCCCTAAAGAACTATCGCCTCATACGCAGAGGTCAGCGAATCCATTTTGGGGTAGTTTAAAACAAGCACGCACGGCCCAAAAAAGGAGGGGCTGTAGCCCTTTAAGGACTTCGCCAGGATGGATCCGGAGAGGAGTTTAAAAATGCCAACTCACAGAGCGCGCTGGATTCTGGGAACTAGGTGCCAGACCGAGAACTACATTGACCAGTGTGCAACGCAAACACACACGCCTTTACTTCCTTTTGCTCTTCAGGACTCTGGTTTGACGTAGCGCTCCTCAAAGCAAGCTGCCTTAGACTTATGGCTCAGCCACACCCTTTCACCTATTGGTGAGCTCGTGAGTTGGTGGGCGTGGCCTAGCGCAGCTCACCCAGGCAAAGGGGTGGCCTCCTTGCCAATCAGAGCTAAGAGGGCCGGAGAGGCGGGACCTGGGCGAAGTGCTGGCGCCCCAGAGTGGGTGTGGTCACGCTGCCCAGCAGTGGGCGGTGATTGGCCCTGGGCGGTGCAATCGCAGCTTGTGCGTCACGACGCCGCCAGctgatcggagcctggagccggtgtGTGCTGGGCGCAGGGAAGACACAGCGCCGCCGGCCGTGGGGGACGGACGCACTGATTTGCTCCCCTACCCACAGCagcccccccacccagcaccagGTGGGTGTGAGCTGGGGTCTCCGCCGCACAGGAGGGAACCGTGCTAACAGGGTAACGGGGGAAAGTAGGGTCCTGGTGGCCACACCCTGCCCTtccgggggaggggagagggggcggcGGGGGTAGGGGAGCTTTGGGGCAGAGGGGCCTGAACTGACTGGAGTAGTGTGGCAGGAGGTTTAAAGAAGGAGCCAGGACAGCAGTAGTGGCGGAAGGTTTTGCAGAGTGGCTAAAAGGGAGACgaggggctggagggctgggggcagcTAACCTGGGCGCCCCCTGGTCAAAGGATATGAGAACTGGCC contains:
- the WDR81 gene encoding WD repeat-containing protein 81 isoform X1 codes for the protein MAPGSRGREVALTNGAEGWSPPPSPDMEELLQSVERDLNIDARQLAAAPGGTHVVALVPARWLASLRERRLPLGPCPRAEGLSEAEVRTLLQRSVQKLPPGWTRVEVHGLRKRRLCYPLRGGLPFEEGSSSPETLTRFMQDVAAQNYRNLWRHAYRTYGQPYSHSPAPSAVPALDLVRQALQRVYGCSFLSVGEFTQCPSYTRDGPCPSRGSLACPSLLRAEALLESPEMLYVVHPYVQFSLHDVVTFSPAKLTNSQAKVLFILFRVLRAMDACHRQGLACGALTLHHIAVDEKLCSELRLDLSAYERPREEENEETPVSRAGPGTELGEEGGGGAGCPTCREELRGLVLDWVHGRISNFHYLMQLNRLAGRRQGDPNYHPVLPWVVDFTTPHGRFRDLRKSKFRLNKGDKQLDFTYEMTRQAFVAGGAGGGEPPHVPHHISDVLSDITYYVYKARRTPRSVLCGHVRAQWEPHEYPASMERMQNWTPDECIPEFYTDPSIFCSIHPDMPDLDVPAWCGSSQEFVSAHRALLESREVSQDLHHWIDLTFGYKLQGKEAVKEKNVCLHLVDAHTHLTSYGVVQLFDQPHPQRLAGAPALAPEPPLIPRVLFQTIQESIGREDLPGQLTNGVGRLVLEATPCEAGWARERPVAGEDDLEQATEALDSISLAGKAGDQLGSSASSSSQASPGLLSFSVASASRAGRRNKAAGADPGEGEEGKILLPEGFNPVQALEGLEKLGNFLTKGLGGQLEVPEHAQVQPPVQLQDLFHRDMQALGVLLAEMVFATRVRTLQPDAPLWVRFEAVRGLCTRHPKEIPVSLQPVLDMLLQLSGSEGPVAAGRGKLAPLFEYRPISRGLPPPCPAQLLSPFSSVVPFPPYFPALHKFILLYQARRVEDEAQGRELVFALWQQLGAVLSDITPEGLEILLPFVLSLMSEEHTAVYTAWYLFEPVAKALGPKNANKYLLKPLIGAYESPCRLHGRFYLYTDCFVAQLMVRLGLQAFLIHLLPHVLQVLAGVEASQEESKGLVGATEDEESELPGARPSPCAFGEEIQMDGEPAASSGLGLPDYTSGVSFHDQAYLPETEDFQAGLYVAESPQPQEAEAVSLGRLSDKSSTSEASLGEERAADEGGAPVDKSSLRSGDSSQDLKQSEGSEEEEEEEEGCVVLEEEEGDGEQDDITRASELTLSDTVLSMDTVVARGGDTDGEEEEEPLTEQSEGKEQKILLDTACKMVRWLSAKLGPTVASRYVARNLLRLLTSCYVGPTRQQFTVSSGESPPLSAGNIYQKRPVLGDIVSGPVLSCLLHIAHLYGEPVLTYQYLPYISYLVAPGGTSGPSRLNSRKEAGLLAAVTLTQKIIVYLSDTTLMDILPRISHEVLLPVLSFLTSLVTGFPSGAQARTVLCVKTISLIALICLRIGQEMVQQHLSEPVATFFQVFSQLHELRHQELKLDPVGRSEGQLPEVAFSDGQQRLVDPTLLDELQKVFTLEMAYTIYVPFSCLLGDIIRKIIPNHELVGELAGLYLETISPSSRSPAGVEPTVPSAGPEWDPQSGGCSRDDGHSGTFGSVLVGNRIQIPDDSQPESPGLLGPIPGAGSGGPSSEEDNALKRELPRSAHGLSGNWLAYWQYEIGVSQQDAHFHFHQIRLQSFPGHSGAVKCVAPLSSEDFFLSGSKDRTVRLWPLYNSGDGTSEMAPRLVYAQHRKSVFFVGQLEAPQYVVSCDGAVHVWDPFTGKTLRVIEPWDSRVPLTAVAVMPAPHTSITMASSDSTLRFVDCRKPGLQHEFRLGGGLNPGLVRSLAVSPSGRSVVAGFSSGFMVLLDTRTGLVLRGWPAHEGDILQIKAVEGSVLVSSSSDHSLTVWKELEQKPTHHYKSASDPIHTFDLYGSEVVTGTVANKIGVCSLLEPPSQATTKLSSENFRGTLTSLALLPTKRHLLLGSDNGVIRLLA
- the WDR81 gene encoding WD repeat-containing protein 81 isoform X3, with the translated sequence MAPGSRGREVALTNGAEGWSPPPSPDMEELLQSVERDLNIDARQLAAAPGGTHVVALVPARWLASLRERRLPLGPCPRAEGLSEAEVRTLLQRSVQKLPPGWTRVEVHGLRKRRLCYPLRGGLPFEEGSSSPETLTRFMQDVAAQNYRNLWRHAYRTYGQPYSHSPAPSAVPALDLVRQALQRVYGCSFLSVGEFTQCPSYTRDGPCPSRGSLACPSLLRAEALLESPEMLYVVHPYVQFSLHDVVTFSPAKLTNSQAKVLFILFRVLRAMDACHRQGLACGALTLHHIAVDEKLCSELRLDLSAYERPREEENEETPVSRAGPGTELGEEGGGGAGCPTCREELRGLVLDWVHGRISNFHYLMQLNRLAGRRQGDPNYHPVLPWVVDFTTPHGRFRDLRKSKFRLNKGDKQLDFTYEMTRQAFVAGGAGGGEPPHVPHHISDVLSDITYYVYKARRTPRSVLCGHVRAQWEPHEYPASMERMQNWTPDECIPEFYTDPSIFCSIHPDMPDLDVPAWCGSSQEFVSAHRALLESREVSQDLHHWIDLTFGYKLQGKEAVKEKNVCLHLVDAHTHLTSYGVVQLFDQPHPQRLAGAPALAPEPPLIPRVLFQTIQESIGREDLPGQLTNGVGRLVLEATPCEAGWARERPVAGEDDLEQATEALDSISLAGKAGDQLGSSASSSSQASPGLLSFSVASASRAGRRNKAAGADPGEGEEGKILLPEGFNPVQALEGLEKLGNFLTKGLGGQLEVPEHAQVQPPVQLQDLFHRDMQALGVLLAEMVFATRVRTLQPDAPLWVRFEAVRGLCTRHPKEIPVSLQPVLDMLLQLSGSEGPVAAGRGKLAPLFEYRPISRGLPPPCPAQLLSPFSSVVPFPPYFPALHKFILLYQARRVEDEAQGRELVFALWQQLGAVLSDITPEGLEILLPFVLSLMSEEHTAVYTAWYLFEPVAKALGPKNANKYLLKPLIGAYESPCRLHGRFYLYTDCFVAQLMVRLGLQAFLIHLLPHVLQVLAGVEASQEESKGLVGATEDEESELPGARPSPCAFGEEIQMDGEPAASSGLGLPDYTSGVSFHDQAYLPETEDFQAGLYVAESPQPQEAEAVSLGRLSDKSSTSEASLGEERAADEGGAPVDKSSLRSGDSSQDLKQSEGSEEEEEEEEGCVVLEEEEGDGEQDDITRASELTLSDTVLSMDTVVARGGDTDGEEEEEPLTEQSEGKEQKILLDTACKMVRWLSAKLGPTVASRYVARNLLRLLTSCYVGPTRQQFTVSSGESPPLSAGNIYQKRPVLGDIVSGPVLSCLLHIAHLYGEPVLTYQYLPYISYLVAPGGTSGPSRLNSRKEAGLLAAVTLTQKIIVYLSDTTLMDILPRISHEVLLPVLSFLTSLVTGFPSGAQARTVLCVKTISLIALICLRIGQEMVQQHLSEPVATFFQVFSQLHELRHQELKLDPVGRSEGQLPEVAFSDGQQRLVDPTLLDELQKVTSSGKSSPTTSWLGSWRGCIWRPSVRAVAALPAWSPRCPAPALSGTPRVGAAPGTTATRGPLGACWSGTASRFPMTLSLRAPACWAPSLALAVGAPAARRTTR
- the WDR81 gene encoding WD repeat-containing protein 81 isoform X2; the protein is MAPGSRGREVALTNGAEGWSPPPSPDMEELLQSVERDLNIDARQLAAAPGGTHVVALVPARWLASLRERRLPLGPCPRAEGLSEAEVRTLLQRSVQKLPPGWTRVEVHGLRKRRLCYPLRGGLPFEEGSSSPETLTRFMQDVAAQNYRNLWRHAYRTYGQPYSHSPAPSAVPALDLVRQALQRVYGCSFLSVGEFTQCPSYTRDGPCPSRGSLACPSLLRAEALLESPEMLYVVHPYVQFSLHDVVTFSPAKLTNSQAKVLFILFRVLRAMDACHRQGLACGALTLHHIAVDEKLCSELRLDLSAYERPREEENEETPVSRAGPGTELGEEGGGGAGCPTCREELRGLVLDWVHGRISNFHYLMQLNRLAGRRQGDPNYHPVLPWVVDFTTPHGRFRDLRKSKFRLNKGDKQLDFTYEMTRQAFVAGGAGGGEPPHVPHHISDVLSDITYYVYKARRTPRSVLCGHVRAQWEPHEYPASMERMQNWTPDECIPEFYTDPSIFCSIHPDMPDLDVPAWCGSSQEFVSAHRALLESREVSQDLHHWIDLTFGYKLQGKEAVKEKNVCLHLVDAHTHLTSYGVVQLFDQPHPQRLAGAPALAPEPPLIPRVLFQTIQESIGREDLPGQLTNGVGRLVLEATPCEAGWARERPVAGEDDLEQATEALDSISLAGKAGDQLGSSASSSSQASPGLLSFSVASASRAGRRNKAAGADPGEGEEGKILLPEGFNPVQALEGLEKLGNFLTKGLGGQLEVPEHAQVQPPVQLQDLFHRDMQALGVLLAEMVFATRVRTLQPDAPLWVRFEAVRGLCTRHPKEIPVSLQPVLDMLLQLSGSEGPVAAGRGKLAPLFEYRPISRGLPPPCPAQLLSPFSSVVPFPPYFPALHKFILLYQARRVEDEAQGRELVFALWQQLGAVLSDITPEGLEILLPFVLSLMSEEHTAVYTAWYLFEPVAKALGPKNANKYLLKPLIGAYESPCRLHGRFYLYTDCFVAQLMVRLGLQAFLIHLLPHVLQVLAGVEASQEESKGLVGATEDEESELPGARPSPCAFGEEIQMDGEPAASSGLGLPDYTSGVSFHDQAYLPETEDFQAGLYVAESPQPQEAEAVSLGRLSDKSSTSEASLGEERAADEGGAPVDKSSLRSGDSSQDLKQSEGSEEEEEEEEGCVVLEEEEGDGEQDDITRASELTLSDTVLSMDTVVARGGDTDGEEEEEPLTEQSEGKEQKILLDTACKMVRWLSAKLGPTVASRYVARNLLRLLTSCYVGPTRQQFTVSSGESPPLSAGNIYQKRPVLGDIVSGPVLSCLLHIAHLYGEPVLTYQYLPYISYLVAPGGTSGPSRLNSRKEAGLLAAVTLTQKIIVYLSDTTLMDILPRISHEVLLPVLSFLTSLVTGFPSGAQARTVLCVKTISLIALICLRIGQEMVQQHLSEPVATFFQVFSQLHELRHQELKLDPVGRSEGQLPEVAFSDGQQRLVDPTLLDELQKVFTLEMAYTIYVPFSCLLGDIIRKIIPNHELVGELAGLYLETISPSSRSPAGVEPTVPSAGPEWDPQSGGCSRDDGHSGTFGSVLVGNRIQIPDDSQPESPGLLGPIPGAGSGGPSSEEDNALKRELPRSAHGLSGNWLAYWQYEIGVSQQDAHFHFHQIRLQSFPGHSGAVKCVAPLSSEDFFLSGSKDRTVRLWPLYNSGDGTSEMAPRLVYAQHRKSVFFVGQLEAPQYVVSCDGAVHVWDPFTGERAQGRPFA